A single genomic interval of Coccidioides posadasii str. Silveira chromosome 1, complete sequence harbors:
- the LSB6 gene encoding phosphatidyl inositol kinase (EggNog:ENOG410PFJI~COG:T~BUSCO:3018at33183), with product MAPSKNRPATSGYARLAQADEDREFEYESDEDPYAVPPTLSSSVPRYAPIRPTGHMQASRQSSPSRYRSRRPYYGKSRRGRTDSSGVDIKAINMRLEKWAEEIASKFKIHRVKGKTNEEEQLEIHHTVFQAPEGVRPVTAASLEADPPETKRMAESEFNDIVESVRVAIELGVHPKMISQGSSGSYFARNSEGKVVGVFKPKDEEPYASRNPKWTKWIHRNLFPCFFGRACLIPNLSYVSEAAAYVLDTRLKTHLVPYTDIVWLSSKSFYYDFWDRRRAWRGKKPLPAKQGSFQVFLKGYKDANIFLREHPWPDQTSGGFRAEDAPRRKKRPWNEACRPSGIQSDDEDEYQDARMLSPSPQDDGPRKFYWTENLKQSFREELEKLVILDYIMRNTDRGLDNWMIKVDWHTEEVSIVSDPPKANGINHLDDEDHMPPPRPISANSERTNSPMYPYRRHETMVATSRTGTPSNAPELLNASISVGAIDNSLSWPWKHPDAWRSFPFGWLFLPVSLIGQPFSPKTRDHFLPLLTSTAWWSGTQTALRRVFSQDSDFKESMFARQIAVMKGQAWNVVETLKQADHGPLELTRRTRVCVWDDLVDIPVAIPLRVPSGEAQRRHALDHLESQEEMDISSAMASEPGPHRDLLSFGSPTNELPNPNRFELSRDTTSFESGRTRDRATSPISFSQADFGNLDRLGESGRELASSWATLPPRPTERQSKRYGKRPSHRKQASMSRRDSTIVFGGDDLEGDLGYAAAEEMEGHERKVIVERLEAVKSKNPVFTWC from the exons ATGGCCCCTTCGAAGAATCGGCCTGCCACGTCAGGCTATGCCCGCCTCGCTCAGGCGGACGAAGACAGAGAATTCGAGTACGAGTCTGACGAGGATCCCTACGCCGTTCCCCCTACCCTATCCTCGTCCGTCCCTCGATATGCCCCTATCCGCCCTACCGGCCATATGCAGGCCTCCAGACAGTCATCTCCTTCCCGTTACCGTAGTAGAAGACCCTACTACGGGAAAAGCCGTCGGGGCAGGACTGATTCATCTGGCGTGGACATAAAGGCGATAAATATGAGACTGGAGAAATGGGCTGAGGAGATTGCGTCGAAATTCAAGATTCATAGGGTTAAAGGTAAAACAAACGAGGAAGAACAGCTAGAAATACATCATACCGTTTTTCAAGCTCCCGAGGGTGTCCGCCCCGTGACTGCTGCATCCCTCGAAGCAGATCCTCCGGAGACCAAACGCATGGCCGAATCTGAATTTAATGACATCGTGGAGAGCGTGCGGGTGGCAATCGAGCTTGGAGTACACCCGAAAATGATCTCGCAAGGAAGCTCCGGGAGCTACTTCGCGCGAAATAGTGAAGGGAAGGTGGTTGGCGTCTTCAAACCCAAAGACGAGGAGCCGTATGCCTCACGGAATCCAAAATGGACCAAGTGGATACATAGAAACTTGTTCCCTTGCTTTTTTGGCCGGGCCTGCCTTATTCCTAACCTGTCGTATGTGTCTGAAGCCGCTGCCTATGTGCTCGATACCCGGTTAAAAACCCACCTTGTTCCCTACACCGACATCGTATGGCTCTCTTCCAAATCTTTCTATTACGACTTTTGGGATAGAAGACGGGCATGGAGAGGAAAGAAACCACTACCTGCCAAGCAGGGCAGTTTCCAAGTCTTCCTTAAGGGATATAAAGAtgccaatatcttcttgcgTGAACACCCATGGCCAGACCAGACGAGCGGTGGATTTCGTGCCGAAGATGCACCgcgaagaaagaagaggccCTGGAATGAAGCTTGTCGCCCATCCGGAATTCAGTCGGATGACGAAGATGAATATCAAGACGCTCGTATGCTCAGTCCATCTCCGCAGGACGATGGACCTCGAAAGTTTTATTGGACGGAAAATTTGAAGCAGTCATTTAGAGAAGAGCTTGAAAAGTTGGTTATTTTAGACTATATTATGCGAAACACAGACCGAGGGCTTGATAACTGGATGATAAAGGTGGATTGGCACACAGAAGAAGTCTCCATTGTGTCGGATCCGCCGAAGGCAAATGGAATAAATCATcttgatgatgaagatcaTATGCCGCCTCCACGCCCGATATCCGCGAATTCTGAACGAACAAACTCTCCTATGTATCCTTATAGGCGACATGAAACCATGGTAGCTACAAGCAGGACCGGGACTCCGTCCAATGCACCAGAGCTTTTGAACGCCTCGATATCGGTTGGAGCCATCGATAACAGTTTGTCTTGGCCATGGAAACACCCTGATGCT TGGCGAAGTTTTCCTTTTGGGTGGCTCTTCCTTCCGGTTTCTCTTATTGGACAACCATTCTCACCAAAGACCCGGGACCACTTTCTACCTCTGCTCACATCGACGGCATGGTGGAGCGGAACCCAGACAGCGCTCCGGCGTGTCTTCAGCCAAGATTCCGATTTTAAAGAGAGCATGTTTGCAAGACAGATTGCTGTTATGAAGGGCCAAGCCTGGAATGTTGTGGAGACGTTGAAGCAAGCAGACCACGGCCCCTTAGAGCTGACTCGCAGGACAAGAGTCTGCGTTTGGGATGACCTTGTGGACATACCCGTCGCGATTCCTCTCCGTGTACCTTCCGGTGAGGCTCAGCGACGACATGCTCTTGATCACCTCGAGTCACAAGAAGAGATGGATATCAGTTCTGCCATGGCATCTGAGCCTGGTCCGCATCGTGATTTATTGAGCTTCGGCTCTCCAACAAATGAATTGCCCAACCCGAACCGATTCGAGCTCTCACGAGATACCACCTCTTTCGAATCAGGCAGGACAAGGGACCGGGCCACTAGTCCTATCTCGTTCAGCCAGGCTGATTTCGGGAATCTAGACCGTCTTGGTGAAAGTGGCAGGGAGCTTGCAAGCAGCTGGGCCACACTTCCACCTCGACCGACCGAACGTCAGTCCAAGCGATATGGCAAGCGACCTTCACATAGAAAGCAAGCATCTATGTCACGTCGGGACAGTACCATTGTCTTTGGTGGGGACGATCTTGAAGGGGATCTTGGCTATGCTGCCGCCGAAGAAATGGAGGGACACGAACGTAAAGTCATTGTGGAGCGGCTTGAGGCTGTTAAAAGCAAAAATCCGGTTTTTACATGGTGCTGA